Proteins from a single region of Desulfolutivibrio sulfoxidireducens:
- a CDS encoding Coenzyme F420 hydrogenase/dehydrogenase, beta subunit C-terminal domain: MEKSFTNLIEEVQKPGLCHRCGGCVTFCSAINFGALELGPDGSPRYKDPEKCIECGICYMICPVNHELDNETRNLVNWHEPMGNVIGTTVARAMDPEVRAAGTDGGVVTAILLRLFDQGHIDGAIVCRQTGPFQRRPALARTREDILAAAGSHYDVSHGMEAFGGEYATYTTYSPSIQAFGALSREHLGRVAFVGTPCQVKTLRKMQAMGIVPSDAIKYTLGLFCTRNFLFGDTERARLEQIGGFSWDDIVKVNVRERLQIFTRDGEVKKIEFDKLDFMTRSACRYCDDYSAEYADLSFGGVGADPGWTTVISRTPLGRAALADARGTVIEQRSVSEKPKYASDAMAKVEELSRKKKAAAIRHRGERRVG; encoded by the coding sequence ATGGAAAAGTCATTCACCAATCTTATCGAAGAGGTGCAAAAACCCGGTCTTTGCCACCGTTGCGGCGGATGCGTGACGTTCTGCTCGGCCATCAATTTCGGGGCCCTGGAACTCGGTCCGGATGGAAGCCCCAGGTACAAGGATCCGGAAAAATGCATCGAATGCGGCATCTGCTACATGATATGCCCCGTCAACCACGAACTGGACAACGAGACGCGCAACCTGGTCAACTGGCACGAGCCCATGGGCAACGTCATCGGGACCACCGTGGCCCGGGCCATGGACCCCGAGGTCCGCGCGGCGGGCACGGACGGCGGCGTGGTCACCGCCATCCTCCTGCGCCTGTTCGACCAAGGGCACATCGACGGGGCCATCGTGTGCCGCCAGACCGGCCCCTTCCAGCGCCGGCCGGCTCTGGCCAGGACCCGCGAGGACATCCTGGCCGCCGCCGGATCCCACTACGACGTGTCCCACGGCATGGAGGCCTTTGGCGGCGAGTACGCCACCTACACCACCTATTCCCCCTCCATCCAGGCCTTCGGCGCCCTGTCCCGGGAACACCTGGGCCGGGTGGCCTTCGTGGGCACCCCCTGCCAGGTCAAGACCCTGCGCAAGATGCAGGCCATGGGCATCGTGCCCTCGGACGCCATCAAGTATACCCTGGGTCTGTTCTGTACGCGGAACTTCCTCTTCGGCGACACGGAACGGGCCAGACTCGAGCAGATCGGGGGCTTCTCCTGGGACGACATCGTCAAGGTCAACGTGCGGGAACGTCTCCAGATCTTCACCAGGGACGGCGAGGTGAAAAAGATCGAGTTCGACAAGCTCGATTTCATGACCCGTTCCGCCTGCCGGTACTGTGACGATTATTCCGCCGAATACGCCGATCTTTCCTTCGGCGGCGTCGGCGCCGACCCCGGCTGGACCACGGTCATCAGCCGCACGCCGCTTGGACGGGCCGCTCTGGCCGACGCCAGGGGGACGGTCATCGAGCAGCGCAGCGTGTCTGAAAAGCCCAAGTACGCCTCGGACGCCATGGCCAAGGTGGAGGAACTCTCGAGGAAAAAGAAGGCCGCCGCCATCAGGCATCGGGGCGAACGCCGGGTGGGGTAG
- the prxU gene encoding thioredoxin-dependent peroxiredoxin (Most members of this family contain a selenocysteine.), with the protein MPTEEPVGCARPTGGVVGEKAMAVAAEGPGGQTEKGGTAMIAVGKKAPDFTAPAYFGGKFVSVRLSEYLGKWVSLCFYPGDFTFVUATEISAVAEKNNEFEQLGVQVLSMSTDSVFVHKMWVDHELSRMVTAKTVPFPMLSDAGGKVGETFGVYDPDAGVDVRGRFLIDPDGVIQGFEVLTPPVGRNVSETLRQIQAFQLVRAGKGAQATPSGWRPGKPVLRPSPDLVGKVWENWKVSSAFE; encoded by the coding sequence ATGCCCACGGAGGAACCGGTTGGGTGCGCCAGACCGACCGGAGGTGTCGTCGGCGAAAAGGCTATGGCCGTCGCGGCGGAAGGCCCGGGCGGACAGACCGAAAAAGGAGGGACGGCGATGATCGCTGTCGGGAAAAAGGCCCCGGATTTTACGGCCCCGGCGTATTTCGGGGGGAAGTTCGTCTCGGTTAGGCTCTCGGAATATCTCGGCAAATGGGTATCCCTGTGCTTTTATCCCGGGGACTTCACCTTTGTCTGAGCCACGGAAATTTCGGCGGTCGCCGAAAAAAACAACGAATTCGAGCAGCTTGGGGTCCAGGTCTTGTCGATGAGCACGGACAGCGTGTTCGTGCACAAGATGTGGGTCGATCATGAGCTCTCGCGCATGGTCACGGCCAAGACCGTCCCCTTCCCCATGCTCTCGGACGCCGGGGGCAAGGTGGGGGAGACGTTCGGGGTCTACGACCCGGACGCCGGGGTCGATGTCCGGGGACGCTTCCTCATCGATCCCGATGGCGTGATCCAGGGGTTCGAGGTGCTCACGCCGCCCGTTGGCCGCAACGTCTCCGAGACCCTCAGACAGATACAGGCCTTTCAGCTTGTCCGGGCCGGGAAGGGCGCCCAGGCCACGCCCTCGGGATGGAGACCGGGGAAGCCGGTGCTCAGGCCCAGTCCGGATCTGGTCGGCAAGGTGTGGGAGAACTGGAAGGTGTCGTCGGCCTTCGAATAG
- a CDS encoding nickel-dependent hydrogenase large subunit — protein sequence MKHDHDAVVTFEGNAFVITASLSGNRVVEAWSTGRMVHDMNSLLGAVADGSGPRFTTRAACLCNAGHALAATRAVEDLLGAHVPPAARLVRDLAQALGWISEHLGHFYLFHLTDWTNPGRALRADPAMTARLAARDRPCPDAGGRAFYAEAAARLSALTAGEAGEIFGIADWDHPAHTASPEHHLLLASHVPGAMETRARLAEALAALRCTGPDHPAFQIGGLAESAGTAPGASPDLSGPARTVCAALLAACRDFILDTFLPDALCAAAASRDWADIGKTGTYLAWGDLPGKDGDPPFFPGGVFTLGGGIRTNLVSPDLVFEDNAPAWTATDADRYRLRLGPGQPRYQWKNDDFTWFGVPRHAGLACEVGPLARVLGACATGNDAVKGLVDSALHRLNLPLAALDSTLGRMLARAIEAAALIQAALSWLDSLDVLLAEGPVPLRADIRNLPASGEGVGLAEIARGALVHRIRMEKRRIIRHDSLVPSLWNFSPRGADGVRGPLEQALLGTPVADPGRPLEILRTVHAFDPCNACLLRVEDGDASRVVAVAAK from the coding sequence ATGAAGCACGATCACGACGCCGTCGTCACCTTCGAGGGCAACGCCTTCGTCATCACCGCGTCCCTCTCCGGCAACCGCGTCGTGGAGGCCTGGAGCACGGGCAGGATGGTCCACGACATGAACTCCCTCCTGGGCGCCGTGGCCGACGGGAGCGGGCCGCGCTTCACCACCCGGGCGGCCTGTCTGTGCAACGCCGGCCATGCCCTGGCCGCGACCCGGGCCGTGGAGGACCTCCTCGGCGCGCACGTGCCCCCGGCCGCGCGCCTGGTGCGCGACCTGGCCCAGGCCCTGGGCTGGATTTCCGAGCACCTGGGGCATTTCTACCTGTTTCACCTCACGGACTGGACCAACCCGGGCCGGGCCCTTCGCGCGGACCCCGCCATGACCGCGCGTCTGGCGGCGCGGGACCGCCCCTGTCCGGACGCCGGAGGCCGGGCCTTCTACGCCGAGGCCGCCGCGCGCCTTTCGGCCCTGACCGCCGGCGAGGCCGGGGAAATTTTCGGGATCGCGGACTGGGACCATCCCGCCCACACGGCCTCCCCCGAGCACCATCTGCTTCTCGCCAGCCACGTCCCGGGGGCCATGGAGACCCGGGCCAGACTGGCCGAGGCCCTGGCCGCGTTGCGGTGTACCGGGCCGGACCATCCGGCCTTCCAGATCGGCGGCCTGGCCGAGAGCGCCGGCACGGCCCCGGGCGCGTCCCCGGACCTCTCGGGTCCGGCCCGGACAGTATGCGCGGCCCTTTTGGCCGCGTGCCGGGATTTCATCCTGGACACCTTCCTGCCCGACGCCCTGTGTGCGGCCGCCGCCTCCCGGGACTGGGCGGACATCGGCAAAACCGGGACCTATCTGGCCTGGGGCGACCTCCCCGGGAAAGATGGCGATCCGCCGTTTTTCCCGGGCGGCGTATTTACCCTTGGCGGCGGCATCCGGACCAACCTCGTCTCGCCGGACCTGGTATTCGAGGACAACGCACCGGCCTGGACCGCCACGGACGCCGACCGCTACCGGCTGCGCCTGGGGCCGGGGCAGCCCCGCTACCAGTGGAAAAACGACGATTTCACGTGGTTCGGAGTACCCCGCCACGCCGGGCTGGCCTGCGAGGTCGGCCCCCTGGCCCGGGTCCTCGGGGCCTGCGCCACGGGCAACGACGCGGTGAAAGGCCTTGTGGACAGCGCCCTGCACCGGCTGAACCTGCCCCTTGCGGCCCTGGATTCCACCCTGGGCCGGATGCTGGCCCGGGCCATCGAGGCCGCCGCCCTGATCCAGGCCGCCCTGTCCTGGCTGGACTCCCTGGACGTCCTCCTGGCCGAAGGCCCTGTCCCGCTTCGGGCCGACATCCGGAACCTGCCCGCCTCGGGCGAGGGCGTGGGACTGGCCGAGATCGCCCGTGGCGCGCTTGTCCACCGCATCCGCATGGAAAAAAGGCGCATCATCCGCCACGACTCACTGGTTCCCTCCCTGTGGAACTTCTCCCCGCGAGGCGCCGACGGCGTACGCGGCCCCCTGGAACAGGCCCTGCTTGGCACGCCCGTGGCCGACCCCGGCCGGCCCCTGGAAATTCTGCGCACGGTGCACGCCTTCGATCCCTGCAACGCCTGCCTCCTGCGGGTGGAGGACGGCGACGCCTCGCGCGTGGTGGCTGTCGCCGCCAAATAG
- the hydE gene encoding [FeFe] hydrogenase H-cluster radical SAM maturase HydE, which produces MDAKDILAALQDEMGQEALFQKADAVRAKHCGNVAQLRGVVHFSNYCCRDDLYCGLRKSNPDITRFRMTGDQIVDTALAIAEAGLGTVVLQSGEDSHYTRQMLCSIIRRIVAQADVAVTLSLGERPIDDLRAFRDAGATRYLMKHETMNPDLYARMRPGLRLVDRIRTIETLRELGYQTGVGNVVGLPGQTDADLAADIVFFQDFQPDMVNIGPFIPHADTPLRHEATGDMDRMLRVFALARIVTQNTHLAAANTVATLDPDNGQYRAFVQGGANVIMPNCNPFLKSKTDKIEYEFQITTKKRYVSVDEAREVLRRAGRDAAPGRGDSLKMRGEYHD; this is translated from the coding sequence ATGGACGCCAAGGATATTCTTGCCGCGCTGCAAGACGAAATGGGACAGGAGGCCCTGTTCCAAAAGGCCGACGCGGTGCGCGCCAAGCACTGCGGCAACGTGGCCCAACTACGCGGCGTGGTGCATTTCTCCAATTACTGTTGCCGCGACGACCTCTATTGCGGCCTGCGCAAAAGCAACCCGGACATCACCCGGTTTCGCATGACCGGGGACCAGATCGTGGACACGGCCCTGGCCATCGCCGAGGCCGGCCTTGGGACCGTGGTGCTCCAGTCCGGCGAGGACTCCCACTATACCCGCCAGATGCTGTGCTCCATCATCCGGCGCATCGTCGCCCAGGCCGACGTGGCCGTGACCCTAAGCCTCGGCGAGCGGCCCATCGATGACCTGCGGGCCTTCCGCGACGCCGGGGCCACCCGGTACCTCATGAAGCACGAGACCATGAACCCGGACCTCTACGCCCGGATGCGCCCGGGCCTGCGCCTTGTCGACCGCATCCGGACCATCGAGACCCTGCGCGAGCTCGGCTACCAGACCGGGGTCGGCAACGTGGTCGGGCTTCCCGGCCAGACCGACGCCGACCTGGCCGCGGATATCGTCTTTTTCCAGGACTTCCAGCCGGACATGGTCAATATCGGGCCGTTTATCCCCCACGCGGACACCCCCCTTCGCCACGAGGCCACGGGAGACATGGACCGCATGCTGCGGGTCTTCGCCCTGGCCCGCATCGTGACCCAAAACACCCACCTGGCCGCGGCCAACACCGTGGCCACCCTGGACCCCGACAACGGCCAGTACCGGGCCTTTGTCCAGGGCGGGGCCAACGTGATCATGCCCAACTGCAACCCCTTTCTCAAAAGCAAGACCGACAAGATCGAATACGAATTCCAGATCACCACCAAGAAACGCTACGTCTCCGTCGACGAGGCCAGAGAGGTCCTGCGCCGGGCCGGACGCGACGCCGCGCCGGGACGCGGGGATTCCCTCAAGATGCGAGGAGAATACCATGATTAA
- a CDS encoding AAA family ATPase, with protein sequence MIKIAIYGKGGIGKSTVTSGISAALAMDGHRVMQIGCDPKTDSTINLLGGATPPPILQYLQEQGRPASLDALVRTGFGNVACLEIGGPTPGVGCFGRGMLTAFELLDEMNAYAAYAPDVVLYDILADIVCGGIAVPMREGFADKVAIVTSGEKMALLAARNIILALRNFADRNYAELGGLILNRRDMPDEIERVTDFAREMDTVILGVIPRDRTIHAFEEKGQTIVEGDPSLPTSARFFELARTLAAFARKRDAA encoded by the coding sequence ATGATTAAGATCGCCATCTACGGCAAGGGCGGCATCGGCAAATCCACGGTGACCTCGGGCATCTCGGCCGCCCTGGCCATGGACGGACACCGGGTCATGCAGATCGGCTGCGACCCCAAGACCGATTCGACCATCAACCTGCTCGGCGGCGCCACCCCGCCTCCCATCCTGCAATACCTCCAGGAACAGGGACGCCCCGCCAGCCTGGACGCCCTGGTGCGCACCGGGTTCGGCAACGTGGCCTGCCTGGAGATCGGCGGCCCGACGCCCGGGGTCGGCTGCTTCGGCCGGGGCATGCTCACGGCCTTCGAACTTCTGGACGAGATGAACGCCTACGCCGCCTACGCCCCGGACGTGGTCCTCTACGACATCCTGGCCGACATCGTCTGCGGCGGCATCGCCGTGCCCATGCGCGAGGGCTTCGCCGACAAGGTGGCCATCGTCACCTCGGGCGAGAAAATGGCCCTCCTGGCGGCCAGAAACATCATCCTGGCCCTGCGCAACTTCGCGGACCGCAACTACGCCGAACTCGGCGGCCTGATCCTCAACCGCCGGGACATGCCCGACGAAATCGAACGCGTCACGGACTTCGCCCGGGAGATGGATACCGTGATCCTGGGGGTCATCCCCCGCGACCGGACCATCCACGCCTTCGAGGAAAAAGGACAGACCATCGTCGAGGGCGATCCGTCCCTGCCCACCTCGGCCAGATTCTTCGAACTGGCCCGGACCCTGGCCGCCTTCGCCAGGAAGCGCGACGCGGCGTAG